A portion of the Macaca mulatta isolate MMU2019108-1 chromosome 4, T2T-MMU8v2.0, whole genome shotgun sequence genome contains these proteins:
- the LOC706647 gene encoding uncharacterized protein LOC706647, with amino-acid sequence MDPHQKVPSIYNGDTLQTPEYEKVSQYEDQLERHEGRRMEERRYKCNDCGKKFAQSSGLVRHHRIHTGEKPYECDHCGKAFSVRSTLTVHERIHTGEKPYTCNECKKAFSVRAHLIIHQRIHNGEKPYECNECGKAFSVSSDLIKHQRIHTGEKPYECDECGKAFSVSSALIKHQRIHTGEKPYECKECGKAFYVNSALINHQRIHSGEKPYECGECGKAFSQISTLIHHQRIHTGEKPYECEECGKAFRGSSNLTKHQKIHAKGKCHQ; translated from the coding sequence ATGGACCCACACCAGAAGGTCCCTAGCATATATAATGGGGATACTTTACAGACTCCTGAGTATGAAAAAGTCTCTCAGTATGAGGACCAGTTAGAAAGGCATGAGGGTAGGCGCATGGAAGAAAGACGGTATAAATGCAATGATTGTGGAAAGAAGTTTGCCCAGAGCTCAGGCCTTGTTCGACATCACAGaatccacactggagagaaaccctatgagtgTGATCACTGTGGAAAAGCCTTTAGCGTGCGCTCAACCCTTACTGTGCATGAAAGAATCCACACTGGTGAGAAACCTTATACTTGTAATGAGTGTAAGAAAGCCTTCAGTGTAAGGGCACACCTGATTATACATCAGAGAATCCACaatggagagaaaccctatgaatgtaatgagtgtggcaaagCATTTAGTGTGAGCTCAGACCTTATCAAACACCAGAGAATCcatactggtgagaaaccttATGAGTGTGATGAGTGTGGAAAAGCTTTCAGTGTGAGCTCAGCCCTCATCAAGCATCAGAGAATCCATACAGGAGAAAAGCCGTATGagtgtaaggaatgtgggaaggccttctATGTGAACTCAGCACTTATTAATCACCAGAGGATTCACTCTGGAGAAAAGCCCTATGAGTGTGGAGAGTGTGGAAAAGCGTTCAGCCAGATCTCAACCCTTATTCATCACCAGAGAatccatactggagagaaaccatatgaGTGTGAAGAGTGTGGGAAAGCTTTCCGTGGGAGTTCTAATCTTACTAAACACCAGAAAATACATGCCAAAGGAAAGTGTCATCAGTGA